A window of Bacteroidota bacterium genomic DNA:
TGAAAAAGCAGGGAATGCTCGCGCTCACTTTCTCGGATAAAAATGATTACGATAAAATTCAGGAAGACGATACTATTGATGTGCTCGGCTTAACTGAATTCACTCCCGGAAAACATTTACAACTCGTACTTCATCACAGCAAAGGCGACCACGAAATAATCAAAGCAAATCATTCCTACAACGCTCAGCAGATTGAATGGTTTAAAGCGGGCGGTGCGCTGAATATTATCCGTGCGAACGTGAAAACATAGAAAAAACTCTGGAGTTTTTACAATCTTCAGGTTTTAATTCAATATGAAAAAAATAGTTTCTCTTTTTTTATTTATTTTTTCTTTTTTATTCCTCTTCTCTCAAAAATCAACTTCAGTTTCTGCATCGGCAACATCATCCGATACAAATAAAACCGACACGAATTATGTAAAGTTTTATAAAAACAAACTGGTGATTGCACTCTGGCAATCGGAAAGAAATTTTGACATTACAATTGCTCAAAAAAATTTTCCTGATTCCGGAAAATCAACTGTGAATTATATAGCAAACTCAAATCACGTTTCAGGAATTTCACTCGATTATGATATTCTCTCGCTCGCATTCGGCTACAAGTCCATTCCTTCGGGAGATAAAAGAACCGGCAATACAAATTACCTCGACCTTGGCGCCAATATTAACACAAGCGGTTTTCGCTTTGAAAACAGTTACAGAAGATACACGGGATTTTACGATAAGAATACTCCCAAGTATGTTCAGCCATTTACCGATACAACTTTTTATTTTCAGAATCCTTCGCTAACTATTCACCAGATAAAATCAAAACTTATTTACACTATTTCCCATAAACGGTTTTCGCTCAGTGGAGCGTATGCAAATGTAAAGCGGCAGATAAAATCGGCAGGTTCAATTTTATTGGTATATAATTTTTATGGGCTTTCTATGCGCAGCGATTCTTCTTTTATTCCTCCTTTGCTGCAAAAATATTATGGGCCGGTATGGGATGGGCTGCATCGAATGAATATTTATGCTTACTCTGCCGGTGCGGGCATTACGCGCACGTTTGTTTTCTTCAAAAGATTTTATCTGAATTTTTTTGCCTCGCTCGGGCTTGAACGGCAGTACAGGCATTTTTATTTCTATTCGGAAAATTATCATTACAGCTATTGGAAAACCTGGTTTGCAGGCGACTGGCGAACTGCATTCGGCTATAACGGAAAAAGATTTTTCATTCGCATATCAAGCATTTATGATTTGAATAATTATGAATCGAATGCGTTACGGTTTGAAATGAAATTTATCATGGGCTCTTTCGATTTCGGCTATCGCTTCAATTTCAAACCGCCAAAGCCCTATAGAAAATTTCAGGAAACAAAATTCCACAAAATGCTTTAAATAGTACCTTCAAGAAAAAAAGCTTGCACAAAAAATTCTTTTCTGTAATTTTATTTATGCTCTGTGAAATTTCCTTTTCACAGACAATAAACGTGAAAGGAATTGTTTTTGACAAAGACAGCGCAACTCCAATGCCATTCGCTTACGCGGTTGACAAAAATTCTTCAAACGGAACCGTTGCCAATGATGAGGGAAAATTTTCTCTCAGTATTCAATTTGGCGATACGCTTGCCTTTTCTTATTTGGGATACAACATGACAAAAATTTTTACTCACACGCTGAAGGACTCGGTAAAAAATTTTTCACTGCGTCTTAAAATTTTTCTCCGGCAAAAAACTGTGGAACTTAAACCTCTAATTATTACTTCGCATTCATTTACAAAGGAAGAAAAAGAATATTACGAACGAAGAATAGAAGAGTACAAGAGAATGTCTTCGCTGTTCACATCAAACTCCTATGGAGGAGGATTGAATATAGATGCATTGTATTATGCCTTGAGTAAAAAAGGGAAAGAGTTGAAAAAACTTTCCGGGCTTTACCAGCAATTATTAATTGACGAAATAAAAGAGAACCGCATCAGCGCTGATAAAATAAGAATGATTACGGGCAACGATACGCTGAACACAAAAGATTTTTTGAACTTTTGTTTTTTGCCCGACCAATTTATTCTATCGGCTTCCGATTATGATTTGTTTCTCTCAATAAAAAGATGCTATAGAGAATATTTGTCAAGCAGAAGAAAAAAATAATTTATTTTCGTTGGAATGAGCCGTAAAAAAATTCAACTCTGTATCAATGCCGATGATTTTGGGTTTTCTCCCGAAATCAGCAGGGGAATTTTGCATATGATAGAAGAAGGGCTGGTTTCCTCCACCAGCATTATGGCTTCGCATTGCTCCGGTGATGAATGGAAAAAAATTTCAGAGAAAGAAAATATTTCCGTGGGGTTACACTTTTCGCTTACTTCGGGCTGTAATCATTTTGCAGCAAATTGCAAAAATCAATACGTGCTTGCACGAAAAATAGTTTCCGGAAAAATTAAATCAAGAAATATTCTTGATGAGTTATTCGTGCAATATGAAATAGTTAGAAAAAATTACTCCGAAGAAATTACGCACATAGATACTCATCAGCACATTCACATTCTTCCTGTTGTTGCCCGCGCTATTAAAAATTTTTCGGCTGAAAAAAAAATACCTTACTTTCGTATTGCCAGGGAAATTTCTCCGGGGATATCTGTAAAAAAAATTCTTTTTAATTTATTCGGGAAAAAATCTGCTATTCCGGTTTTCGGCTTGAATATGATGGGAAAAACTTTTACTGCAAAAAACATTCTGCGACATTTTGAATTTTTGAAAGAAAAAAATATAGGCAAAGCAATATGGATTGTTCACCCGGGATATAAAAGCGATAAAATAAAATTTTCAGATTCGTACAACGAGGAAAGAGAAAGAGAAATTAAATCGCTTCTTGAAACGAGAAATAAAATTTTTGACTTTGCTGAAATTGTTCCGCTGAATGAATTAGTATGAACCGGCTAACACTCATAATCCCCTGCTATAATTCATCTTCTTTTATTCAAAATTCATTTGCTACACTCGATAATTTTATTTCCACAAGAAGTCAGATTTCACTTTTTTTCATAGACGATTGCAGCGCGGACAATACGTTTGAACTTCTCTCTTCGCTGCAAAAAAAATCATTGAATGCCGCGCGTATTCAGGTTCAGAAAAATAAAATCAACCTTGGAAAAGGCGGAACACTTAAGCGCGGAATTACAGAAATCAAAGACGGATTGATCGCGTTCACTGACCCTGACTTAGCATACGATTTGGAGAACCTGGATAATTTTTATTCCACTATTTCTCCCAAACAAATTTTAATCGCCAACCGTGTTCATCCCGATTCGCGCTATTTAGTGCCTCCGCAGTTTTTCAGATATATTTTTACGAGGCATCTGTCCAGCCGTTTTTTAAATTTATTAGGAAGAACTTTTCTGGTGGAAAGGCTGGAAGACAGCCAGGCTGGGTTGAAAATGTTTTTTGCGGAAGAAATAAAACCGTTGCTGAAACTTTCCTGCAAAAACGGTTTTAGTTTTGACTTGGAATTACTTTGCATAGCACAGAACAATGCAATAAAAATTATTCAGATGCCGGTGAATTTCCGCTATGACCACGAAACCACAACGGTGTCTTTTCTCGGAGATGCAATGAAATTATTTTCTGATTTGTTCCATTTATATTTGCGAAAAACATCTGGAAAATACAAACTAAATCGCAAGTGAAAATACGTTTCCTGAAAGAAAAAATACTCCGATATAATTTTCTTCTGATAGTTTATGTGGTTTCAGCCGTAGTATTTTTTTTGCCTCGTGTAATTTCCAAGGACTATAATAATTACCAAATCTTTTCGCATTCATTCGATATTTTGAAAGTGAATGGAAATCTTTATCTCGCACACCCGGAATACTACTGGGATTTATACCGCTACACTCCTTCCTTTGCTGTGCTCATCTCTCCGTTTTCTTTTTTTCCTGAATCCATTGGAGTTCTGCTGTGGAACATTTTGAATGCTGCGATTTTATTTT
This region includes:
- a CDS encoding DUF4421 family protein gives rise to the protein MKKIVSLFLFIFSFLFLFSQKSTSVSASATSSDTNKTDTNYVKFYKNKLVIALWQSERNFDITIAQKNFPDSGKSTVNYIANSNHVSGISLDYDILSLAFGYKSIPSGDKRTGNTNYLDLGANINTSGFRFENSYRRYTGFYDKNTPKYVQPFTDTTFYFQNPSLTIHQIKSKLIYTISHKRFSLSGAYANVKRQIKSAGSILLVYNFYGLSMRSDSSFIPPLLQKYYGPVWDGLHRMNIYAYSAGAGITRTFVFFKRFYLNFFASLGLERQYRHFYFYSENYHYSYWKTWFAGDWRTAFGYNGKRFFIRISSIYDLNNYESNALRFEMKFIMGSFDFGYRFNFKPPKPYRKFQETKFHKML
- a CDS encoding carboxypeptidase-like regulatory domain-containing protein; protein product: MLCEISFSQTINVKGIVFDKDSATPMPFAYAVDKNSSNGTVANDEGKFSLSIQFGDTLAFSYLGYNMTKIFTHTLKDSVKNFSLRLKIFLRQKTVELKPLIITSHSFTKEEKEYYERRIEEYKRMSSLFTSNSYGGGLNIDALYYALSKKGKELKKLSGLYQQLLIDEIKENRISADKIRMITGNDTLNTKDFLNFCFLPDQFILSASDYDLFLSIKRCYREYLSSRRKK
- a CDS encoding ChbG/HpnK family deacetylase, translating into MSRKKIQLCINADDFGFSPEISRGILHMIEEGLVSSTSIMASHCSGDEWKKISEKENISVGLHFSLTSGCNHFAANCKNQYVLARKIVSGKIKSRNILDELFVQYEIVRKNYSEEITHIDTHQHIHILPVVARAIKNFSAEKKIPYFRIAREISPGISVKKILFNLFGKKSAIPVFGLNMMGKTFTAKNILRHFEFLKEKNIGKAIWIVHPGYKSDKIKFSDSYNEEREREIKSLLETRNKIFDFAEIVPLNELV
- a CDS encoding glycosyltransferase produces the protein MNRLTLIIPCYNSSSFIQNSFATLDNFISTRSQISLFFIDDCSADNTFELLSSLQKKSLNAARIQVQKNKINLGKGGTLKRGITEIKDGLIAFTDPDLAYDLENLDNFYSTISPKQILIANRVHPDSRYLVPPQFFRYIFTRHLSSRFLNLLGRTFLVERLEDSQAGLKMFFAEEIKPLLKLSCKNGFSFDLELLCIAQNNAIKIIQMPVNFRYDHETTTVSFLGDAMKLFSDLFHLYLRKTSGKYKLNRK